A genomic region of Armatimonadota bacterium contains the following coding sequences:
- the tsaE gene encoding tRNA (adenosine(37)-N6)-threonylcarbamoyltransferase complex ATPase subunit type 1 TsaE, with protein sequence MRLVTRSAEETEAVGRRLGARLQPGDVVALSGDLGAGKTVLARGIALGAGASGYIASPTFTLVREYRGAVPVFHVDLYRLDRPEQLDDLGLDDILAGGGIVVIEWAERARHLLPADHLWVTVAFADGEQERVLEVTPRGSRFARVVAEALAGPGEAG encoded by the coding sequence GTGCGCCTGGTGACCCGGTCGGCCGAGGAGACCGAAGCCGTGGGCCGTCGCCTGGGAGCCCGGCTGCAGCCCGGGGACGTGGTGGCGCTGTCGGGAGACCTGGGCGCCGGCAAGACGGTCCTGGCCCGCGGCATCGCGCTGGGCGCGGGGGCCAGCGGCTACATCGCCAGCCCGACGTTCACCCTGGTGCGCGAGTACCGCGGAGCGGTCCCCGTCTTCCACGTAGACCTGTACCGGCTGGACCGCCCCGAGCAGCTGGACGACCTGGGCCTGGATGACATCCTCGCCGGCGGGGGCATCGTGGTCATCGAGTGGGCCGAGCGGGCCCGTCACCTGCTGCCCGCCGACCACCTGTGGGTGACGGTCGCGTTCGCCGACGGGGAGCAGGAGCGGGTGCTGGAGGTCACCCCTCGGGGGAGCCGGTTCGCCCGGGTGGTGGCCGAGGCCCTGGCAGGGCCGGGGGAGGCCGGATGA
- a CDS encoding gamma-glutamyl-gamma-aminobutyrate hydrolase family protein: protein MRRPRIGITTRTSGSASPRARRYAEAVAAAGGEVVWLDPPALRRAGTPAAALARVDGLLFSGGDDIDPQYYGEEVDPLAGVEVDPERDAVELPLARAAWEAGVPVLGICRGIQTLNVALGGTLHQDLARAGLDVRLHRGDADVAHPVEVAAPSRLAALVGAGSRMVNSAHHQALKAVAGALVVTARAPDGVVEAVEAPDRPFVVAVQWHPERMLDADPRMAALFEALVDAAGRRR from the coding sequence GTGAGGCGGCCCCGCATCGGCATCACCACCCGGACGTCGGGATCCGCGTCCCCGCGGGCCCGGCGGTACGCCGAGGCGGTGGCCGCCGCCGGGGGCGAGGTGGTGTGGCTGGATCCGCCGGCGCTGCGCCGGGCGGGCACTCCGGCTGCTGCCCTGGCGCGGGTGGACGGCCTGCTCTTCAGCGGCGGGGACGACATCGACCCACAGTACTACGGGGAGGAGGTCGATCCCCTCGCCGGGGTGGAGGTGGACCCCGAGCGCGACGCGGTCGAGCTGCCCCTGGCCCGGGCGGCCTGGGAGGCTGGCGTGCCGGTGCTGGGGATCTGCCGCGGCATCCAGACTCTCAACGTGGCCCTGGGCGGGACGCTGCACCAGGACCTGGCCCGGGCGGGGCTGGATGTCCGCCTCCACCGCGGAGACGCCGACGTCGCCCATCCCGTGGAGGTGGCCGCCCCCAGCCGCCTGGCCGCGCTGGTGGGGGCTGGCTCCCGGATGGTCAACAGCGCCCACCACCAGGCTCTGAAGGCCGTGGCCGGCGCGCTGGTGGTGACGGCCCGGGCCCCCGATGGCGTCGTGGAGGCGGTCGAGGCCCCCGACCGCCCGTTTGTGGTGGCGGTGCAGTGGCATCCCGAGCGGATGCTGGACGCCGACCCCCGCATGGCGGCTCTGTTTGAGGCCCTGGTGGACGCGGCCGGGCGCCGCCGGTAG
- the rimI gene encoding ribosomal protein S18-alanine N-acetyltransferase, with the protein MKQIVRVHLEPMRPEDIPRVLEIERQSFRTPWPRDAYAHELRENRLAAYLVARTEDGEVVGYAGMWVILDEAHITTIAVDPEYRGQHIGERLLMGLIEEALARGARWMTLEVRRSNLTAQALYRKYGFREIGVRKGYYSDNREDAIVMWTGDLREPAYQQRLAQLRAALAREGPGRERHRGGSDGGMG; encoded by the coding sequence GTGAAGCAGATCGTCCGCGTCCACCTGGAGCCCATGCGCCCCGAGGACATCCCGCGGGTGCTGGAGATCGAGCGGCAGTCCTTCCGCACCCCCTGGCCGCGGGACGCCTACGCCCACGAGCTGCGCGAGAACCGGCTGGCGGCCTACCTGGTGGCCCGCACCGAGGACGGCGAGGTGGTGGGGTACGCCGGCATGTGGGTGATCCTCGACGAGGCTCACATCACGACCATCGCCGTGGATCCCGAGTACCGCGGCCAGCACATCGGCGAGCGGCTGTTGATGGGCCTGATCGAGGAGGCGCTGGCCCGGGGCGCCCGGTGGATGACCCTGGAGGTGCGGCGGTCCAACCTCACCGCCCAGGCTCTGTACCGGAAGTACGGGTTCCGGGAGATCGGGGTGCGCAAGGGCTACTACAGCGACAACCGGGAAGACGCCATCGTGATGTGGACCGGGGACCTGCGGGAGCCGGCCTACCAGCAGCGGCTGGCCCAGCTGCGGGCGGCCCTGGCCCGCGAGGGCCCCGGGCGGGAGCGCCATCGGGGCGGAAGCGATGGCGGGATGGGTTGA
- the tsaB gene encoding tRNA (adenosine(37)-N6)-threonylcarbamoyltransferase complex dimerization subunit type 1 TsaB, whose translation MTRPDGSGAAPLILAVETSTPSASVALLRGGELLVQVQASVPRRHLEWLAPAIRRLLDEAGRRPADVQALAVSTGPGEFTSVRIGLATALAWARAREVPLAAISTLAVVAAAAGEPGPVCVLVDVRRGAVAAALYAGADADPQAGPVVGPVEEVLGRLPLPPEVAFTGDALARYGDILRAARPQARFAPPSAWVPTAAALGRLAWGRLRRGERDDLYRVRPVYARPAVAGGEPSPGGALGV comes from the coding sequence ATGACCCGCCCGGACGGTTCCGGGGCCGCGCCGTTGATCCTGGCCGTGGAGACGTCCACGCCATCCGCCAGCGTCGCCCTGCTGCGCGGCGGCGAGCTGCTGGTGCAGGTGCAGGCGTCGGTGCCCCGGCGCCACCTGGAGTGGCTGGCGCCGGCGATCCGCCGGCTCCTGGACGAGGCGGGCCGGCGTCCGGCCGACGTGCAGGCCCTGGCCGTGTCCACCGGCCCCGGGGAGTTCACCAGCGTGCGGATCGGGCTTGCCACCGCCCTCGCCTGGGCCCGGGCGCGGGAGGTGCCGCTGGCCGCCATCTCCACGCTGGCCGTGGTGGCCGCCGCCGCCGGAGAGCCCGGGCCGGTGTGCGTCCTGGTGGACGTGCGCCGCGGCGCGGTGGCCGCAGCGCTGTACGCCGGCGCAGACGCCGATCCCCAGGCGGGGCCCGTGGTGGGCCCGGTGGAGGAGGTGCTGGGCCGCCTGCCGCTTCCTCCGGAGGTGGCGTTCACCGGCGACGCCCTGGCCCGCTACGGGGACATCCTGCGGGCCGCCCGCCCGCAGGCCCGGTTCGCTCCTCCGTCCGCGTGGGTGCCCACCGCCGCGGCGCTGGGCCGCCTGGCGTGGGGGCGGCTGCGCCGGGGCGAGCGGGACGACCTGTACCGGGTGCGCCCTGTGTACGCGCGCCCGGCCGTCGCCGGAGGAGAACCTTCCCCCGGCGGCGCACTGGGAGTGTAA
- a CDS encoding nodulation protein NfeD, producing MRARVLGAIAAIALGVPALASGAVWAAPAAESRSVVRIRVDGVISPASARYIRRAIRAAEEAGDATVLVELNTPGGLLRSMEDITTAMLNARVPVIVYVSPSGARAASAGVFVTYAAHVAAMAPGTRIGAAHPVAVGQGEQDRTLMDKVTNDAVANIRAIARRRGRNADWAERAVRESVSVDEEEAVRLRVVDLVAADATDLLARVDGREVETAAGPVRLATRGAPVRALAMDPSERLLDLLSDPNIGLILMTIAIYGIIFELSNPGAILPGVVGAIALILALTSFAILQVNVAGLALIALSLLFFIADLKVPGHGVLTVGGVLAFLLGALLLTERQLPFFQVSLQVALFTALLTGAFFLYAVGAGLRAQRVPARMGPQSLIGAVGVARTDLAPDGQVYVQGETWSAEAEGEPIRAGERVTVVAVEGLRLRVRPLR from the coding sequence ATGAGGGCACGGGTGCTGGGGGCCATCGCGGCGATCGCGCTGGGCGTGCCGGCGCTGGCGTCGGGGGCGGTGTGGGCCGCTCCGGCGGCGGAGTCCCGCTCCGTCGTGCGCATCCGGGTGGACGGCGTCATCAGCCCCGCCAGCGCCCGCTACATCCGCCGCGCCATCCGCGCCGCCGAGGAGGCGGGGGACGCCACGGTCCTGGTCGAGCTCAACACGCCCGGCGGGCTGCTGCGCTCGATGGAGGACATCACCACCGCCATGCTCAACGCCCGGGTCCCGGTCATCGTGTACGTGAGCCCCAGCGGCGCCCGGGCGGCGTCGGCGGGCGTGTTCGTCACCTACGCGGCCCACGTGGCGGCCATGGCTCCGGGGACCCGGATCGGCGCCGCCCACCCGGTGGCGGTGGGGCAGGGCGAGCAGGACCGCACCCTGATGGACAAGGTCACCAACGACGCCGTGGCCAACATCCGGGCCATTGCCCGGCGGCGCGGGCGCAACGCCGACTGGGCCGAGCGGGCGGTGCGCGAGAGCGTGTCGGTGGACGAGGAAGAGGCCGTGCGGCTGCGGGTGGTGGACCTGGTGGCCGCCGACGCCACGGACCTGCTCGCCCGGGTGGACGGGCGGGAGGTGGAGACGGCCGCCGGCCCCGTGCGGCTGGCCACCCGCGGCGCGCCGGTGCGCGCCCTGGCCATGGACCCCAGCGAGCGGCTGCTGGACCTGCTCAGCGACCCCAACATCGGCCTCATCCTGATGACCATCGCCATCTATGGCATCATCTTCGAACTGAGCAATCCCGGCGCCATCCTGCCGGGGGTGGTGGGCGCCATCGCCCTGATCCTGGCCCTGACCTCCTTCGCCATCCTGCAGGTCAACGTCGCAGGCCTGGCCCTCATCGCCCTCTCCCTCCTGTTCTTCATCGCCGACCTGAAGGTCCCCGGCCACGGGGTGCTCACGGTGGGAGGCGTGCTGGCCTTCCTGCTGGGCGCGCTGCTGCTCACCGAGCGCCAGCTGCCGTTCTTCCAGGTGTCCCTGCAGGTGGCGCTGTTCACCGCCCTGCTCACGGGCGCGTTCTTCCTCTACGCGGTGGGGGCGGGGCTGCGGGCGCAGCGGGTGCCGGCGCGGATGGGGCCCCAGAGCCTGATCGGGGCGGTCGGCGTGGCCCGCACGGACCTGGCCCCCGACGGGCAGGTCTACGTGCAGGGCGAGACCTGGTCCGCCGAGGCGGAGGGGGAGCCGATCCGCGCCGGCGAGCGGGTCACGGTGGTGGCGGTGGAGGGCCTGCGGCTGCGGGTGCGCCCGCTGCGCTAG
- a CDS encoding ATP-dependent DNA ligase — MRRLAAVLDAVAGTASTLRKVEILADYLRSLSEEDLRIACTFLTGSPLPPASGRTLQVGWSTLVEALQDVTGAPPEAVEDSYLRHGDLGSVAAELLTRKARGSLFGQPLTLARVAEAFSRLAETAGPRSRQAKGEGIRALLQDAEPAEARYLVRIITSDMRVGLKEGLLEEAIARAFGAPLDAVRRAHMLTGDIGQVAVLARAGRLGEARLQLFRPLRFMLADTMYAADEAFAARGAGGAGAPEVLMVEDKYDGIRCQVHSDGSRIAIYSRTLDEVTASFPELHADLRSLAGRYVLDGEIVAWKDGPLPFVRLQQRLRRKDPDAVREEVPVVLWAFDLLHLDGADLVDLPLRERRRLLQSLRWGEAVRLAASAPVATAADLAARFRQAREAGYEGVVVKRPDSPYLPGRRGRLWLKWKEELATLDVVVVAAEQGHGKRAGVLSDVTFAVRDGDRLVPVGKAYTGLTDAEIAELTAWFRAHTLQDRGRVKVVEPKVVLEVAFDAVTRSPRHPGGYALRFPRITRIRYDKTAEEISTLDDVRAIFERQGAARGGVSARLPAAGRVR, encoded by the coding sequence ATGCGACGCCTGGCCGCCGTCCTGGACGCCGTGGCGGGGACGGCGAGCACGCTGCGGAAGGTTGAGATCCTGGCCGACTACCTGCGGTCCCTGTCGGAGGAGGACCTGCGCATCGCCTGCACCTTCCTGACGGGCTCGCCGCTGCCGCCGGCCAGCGGCCGCACCCTGCAGGTGGGGTGGTCCACCCTGGTGGAGGCCCTGCAGGATGTGACCGGCGCGCCACCCGAAGCGGTGGAGGACAGCTACCTCCGCCACGGCGACCTGGGGTCGGTGGCGGCGGAACTGCTGACCCGCAAGGCGCGCGGGTCGCTGTTCGGCCAGCCGCTCACCCTGGCGCGGGTCGCCGAGGCTTTCTCCCGCCTGGCGGAGACTGCGGGTCCGCGGTCCCGCCAGGCCAAGGGGGAGGGAATCCGGGCGCTGCTGCAGGACGCCGAGCCCGCGGAGGCGCGGTACCTGGTGCGGATCATCACATCCGACATGCGGGTCGGCCTGAAGGAGGGGCTGCTGGAGGAGGCCATCGCCCGCGCCTTCGGCGCGCCCCTGGACGCCGTGCGCCGCGCCCACATGCTGACCGGGGACATCGGCCAGGTGGCGGTCCTGGCCCGCGCCGGCAGGCTGGGCGAGGCCCGCCTGCAGCTGTTTCGGCCGCTGCGGTTCATGCTGGCGGACACCATGTACGCCGCCGACGAGGCCTTCGCGGCGCGCGGCGCAGGCGGGGCGGGCGCGCCGGAGGTCCTGATGGTGGAGGACAAATACGACGGCATTCGCTGCCAGGTCCACAGCGACGGGTCCCGGATCGCCATCTACAGCCGCACCCTGGACGAGGTGACCGCGTCGTTTCCCGAGCTGCACGCCGATCTGCGGAGCCTCGCCGGGCGGTACGTCCTGGACGGCGAGATCGTGGCGTGGAAGGACGGGCCGCTGCCCTTTGTGCGCCTCCAGCAGCGCCTGCGCCGCAAGGACCCCGACGCGGTGCGGGAGGAGGTGCCCGTGGTCCTGTGGGCCTTCGACCTGCTGCACCTGGACGGGGCGGACCTGGTGGACCTCCCCCTGCGGGAGCGCCGGCGGCTGCTCCAGAGCCTGCGCTGGGGGGAGGCGGTGCGCCTGGCCGCCTCCGCCCCCGTGGCGACCGCCGCCGACCTGGCCGCCCGCTTCCGCCAGGCCCGGGAGGCCGGGTACGAGGGGGTGGTGGTCAAGCGGCCGGACTCCCCCTACCTGCCCGGCCGGCGCGGCCGCCTGTGGTTGAAGTGGAAGGAGGAGCTGGCCACCCTGGATGTGGTGGTGGTGGCGGCCGAGCAGGGCCACGGCAAGCGCGCGGGCGTGCTCAGCGACGTGACCTTCGCCGTGCGCGACGGCGACCGCCTGGTGCCGGTGGGCAAGGCCTACACCGGCCTGACCGACGCCGAGATCGCCGAGCTCACCGCCTGGTTCCGCGCCCACACCCTCCAGGATCGCGGGCGGGTCAAGGTGGTGGAGCCGAAGGTGGTCCTGGAGGTCGCCTTCGACGCGGTGACGCGCAGCCCGCGCCACCCCGGCGGCTACGCCCTGCGGTTCCCGCGCATCACCCGCATCCGGTACGACAAGACGGCGGAGGAGATCAGCACGCTGGACGACGTGCGGGCGATCTTCGAGCGCCAGGGCGCGGCCCGCGGAGGCGTCTCCGCCCGGCTGCCGGCGGCGGGGAGGGTCCGATGA